From one Acidobacteriota bacterium genomic stretch:
- a CDS encoding YjhG/YagF family D-xylonate dehydratase, which translates to MSHGEGNNRILDSNDPALYEIRTKARGPEGRVPINEDLLRHAPSGNLFAFSQNAGMGWNPSELGRREFLILSTQGGIRAPDGRPLALGYHVGHWEVGLLMQAAAEEIRASGCIPYAAYCTDPCDGRTQGTPGMMDSLPYRNDAAQIFRRQIRSLPTRSGVMGVATCDKGLPAMMMALASTRDLPCVLVPGGVTLPPAEGEDAGTVQSIGSRFAHGEATLEDAAEALCRACASPGGGCQFLGTAATAQVVGEALGLALPHSALAPSGQEIWLDMARRSARALMLLERENLSTGRLLTEKSIHNAMAVHAAFGGSTNLLLHLPAIAHGAGLRRPTAADWAAMNRRVPRIVDVLPNGPRHHPTVRVFLAGGVPEVMLHLRDLELLHLDAQTVSGLSLGEVLEWWERSDRRRDLRRRLGELDGVDPDDVIMSPAEARRRGLTSTVTLPGGNLAPEGSVIKSTAIDPSVVDPDGVYRKVGPARVFTRETDAIAAIKSRQQDRVKPGDIVVLICRGPAGSGMEEIYQITSALKHLSFGKHIAVVTDARFSGVSTGACIGHVGPEALAGGPIGKVRDGDIIQIVIDRNRLEGSVDLVGYEGKVLGAVAGSEILASRAAPDHLTHDSRLPGDSRLWAALQQVSGGTWGGCVFDVETIVRTLEAGARAQENQS; encoded by the coding sequence ATGAGCCATGGGGAAGGGAACAACCGCATTCTCGATTCCAACGATCCGGCTCTGTATGAGATCCGCACCAAGGCGCGGGGCCCGGAGGGCCGTGTTCCGATCAACGAGGACTTGCTCCGCCACGCTCCCAGCGGCAACCTCTTCGCCTTCAGTCAAAATGCGGGCATGGGCTGGAATCCCTCCGAACTGGGTCGAAGGGAGTTTCTCATCCTGAGCACCCAGGGGGGCATTCGGGCCCCGGACGGACGGCCTCTGGCTCTGGGCTACCACGTGGGACATTGGGAGGTAGGACTGTTAATGCAGGCGGCCGCGGAAGAGATCCGCGCCTCCGGCTGCATTCCCTATGCCGCCTACTGTACCGACCCCTGCGATGGTCGCACTCAGGGCACGCCGGGAATGATGGACAGCCTCCCTTACCGCAACGACGCCGCCCAGATTTTTCGCCGTCAGATCCGATCGCTGCCCACCCGCAGCGGCGTAATGGGAGTGGCCACCTGCGACAAGGGACTGCCTGCCATGATGATGGCTTTGGCCTCAACCCGAGATCTGCCCTGCGTCCTGGTCCCCGGGGGGGTGACTCTACCTCCTGCCGAGGGAGAGGATGCCGGCACCGTCCAATCCATTGGATCGCGCTTTGCCCACGGAGAAGCCACTCTGGAGGATGCCGCCGAAGCTCTGTGCCGGGCCTGCGCCTCTCCGGGGGGCGGCTGCCAGTTTCTGGGAACGGCGGCCACGGCGCAGGTCGTCGGAGAAGCCCTGGGTCTGGCCCTGCCGCACTCGGCTTTGGCTCCATCGGGCCAGGAGATATGGCTCGACATGGCTCGCCGGTCGGCACGGGCGCTAATGTTGCTGGAGAGAGAAAACCTCAGCACGGGCCGGCTGTTGACCGAGAAGTCCATTCACAATGCGATGGCTGTGCATGCCGCCTTTGGCGGGTCCACCAACCTGCTCCTGCACCTCCCGGCTATCGCCCATGGAGCCGGACTACGGCGTCCAACGGCGGCTGACTGGGCCGCAATGAACCGCCGGGTGCCGCGCATCGTGGATGTACTGCCCAACGGCCCCCGGCACCATCCGACGGTTCGCGTCTTCCTTGCCGGAGGCGTCCCCGAGGTCATGCTGCACCTGCGGGATCTCGAACTCCTGCATCTGGATGCCCAGACCGTCAGCGGGCTGTCCCTGGGGGAGGTCCTGGAATGGTGGGAGCGATCCGACCGGCGACGTGACTTGCGCCGCAGGCTTGGGGAACTGGACGGCGTCGACCCGGACGACGTGATCATGAGCCCCGCAGAGGCTCGACGACGGGGATTGACCAGCACCGTTACCCTTCCCGGGGGGAACCTGGCTCCGGAGGGCTCGGTGATCAAGAGCACGGCCATCGATCCGTCGGTGGTCGATCCGGACGGCGTCTACCGCAAGGTAGGTCCGGCCCGGGTATTTACCAGGGAGACCGACGCCATTGCCGCCATCAAGAGCCGGCAGCAAGACCGGGTCAAGCCTGGGGATATCGTGGTATTGATCTGTCGCGGCCCGGCCGGATCGGGGATGGAAGAAATTTACCAGATCACATCCGCTCTGAAACACCTCTCCTTCGGGAAACACATCGCTGTGGTGACCGACGCCCGCTTTTCAGGAGTCTCCACGGGAGCCTGTATCGGCCATGTCGGCCCGGAGGCGCTGGCCGGCGGGCCGATCGGCAAGGTCAGAGACGGCGACATCATACAAATCGTCATCGATCGAAATCGGTTGGAGGGAAGTGTCGACCTGGTGGGCTACGAGGGGAAAGTGCTTGGAGCCGTAGCCGGAAGCGAAATCCTGGCGTCGCGGGCAGCGCCAGACCACCTCACTCACGACAGCCGGCTTCCCGGTGACTCGCGTCTCTGGGCGGCCCTGCAGCAGGTGAGCGGGGGGACCTGGGGTGGCTGTGTCTTCGATGTGGAGACCATTGTCAGGACCCTGGAGGCCGGCGCCCGGGCACAGGAAAACCAAAGCTGA
- a CDS encoding tetratricopeptide repeat protein encodes MAKLSSRIGCLKDPARLMPVVLLVVLVVSASALAQQKKDAPRPKTRAEFDAYTQLYNEKDMRRKAMLAGKFIADFPESDYLLGAYQLDIQANDALGNHEKVVSAGERALQEFPEAGKAPKIFILQRMIRSYQQLNDPPKTIEAAERLLTVESSHLPTLLTLSMVLPRFLPEDETGRARQLGRALEIAQRAQRRVEAIVSGPKPSAMTAAQWVRQKADLPARVHSALGLIYFNSKDYPSAIEEYEKATALARGDSVDFYRMGIAYYYQALAVSQELAEWDQKENPDTAAKEEKEAQFASWRDKAITALAKVIVLRENAPAQVVESARAQLESLYKSRNNDSLDGLEAVIAEADRELRNGTR; translated from the coding sequence GTGGCAAAGCTCTCAAGCAGGATCGGTTGCCTGAAGGACCCTGCCAGACTGATGCCGGTTGTGCTGCTAGTGGTATTGGTTGTCTCTGCTTCCGCGCTCGCCCAGCAGAAGAAGGATGCTCCCCGGCCCAAGACCAGAGCCGAATTCGACGCCTACACCCAGCTTTACAACGAGAAGGATATGCGCCGAAAGGCGATGCTGGCCGGAAAGTTCATCGCCGACTTTCCCGAGTCCGACTACCTCCTCGGCGCCTATCAATTGGATATTCAGGCCAATGACGCGTTGGGCAACCATGAGAAGGTGGTTTCAGCGGGAGAGAGGGCATTGCAAGAGTTCCCCGAGGCCGGCAAGGCGCCCAAGATTTTCATCCTTCAGCGGATGATCCGCAGCTACCAGCAGCTCAACGATCCTCCCAAGACCATCGAGGCGGCCGAGAGGCTGCTGACGGTGGAGTCCAGCCACTTGCCGACCCTCCTCACGCTCTCGATGGTGCTTCCGAGGTTCCTGCCCGAGGACGAGACGGGCCGGGCCCGGCAATTGGGCAGAGCGCTTGAAATCGCTCAACGGGCCCAGCGCCGGGTCGAAGCCATTGTCAGCGGACCCAAGCCGTCAGCAATGACGGCAGCTCAATGGGTCCGGCAAAAGGCAGACCTGCCTGCCCGCGTTCATTCCGCCCTGGGTTTGATTTACTTCAATAGCAAGGACTATCCGAGTGCCATCGAGGAGTACGAGAAAGCGACCGCTCTGGCCAGGGGTGACAGCGTCGATTTCTACAGGATGGGGATCGCCTACTATTATCAGGCACTGGCCGTCAGCCAGGAGCTGGCTGAATGGGATCAGAAGGAAAACCCCGATACCGCGGCCAAAGAGGAAAAGGAGGCCCAGTTTGCTTCCTGGAGGGACAAGGCCATCACTGCCCTGGCCAAGGTGATCGTGTTGCGGGAAAACGCCCCTGCTCAGGTGGTTGAGTCCGCCAGGGCTCAGTTGGAGAGTCTCTACAAGAGCAGGAACAACGACTCTCTGGATGGATTGGAAGCGGTGATCGCTGAGGCTGACAGAGAGTTGAGGAACGGGACTCGGTGA
- a CDS encoding DHHA1 domain-containing protein: MTDRLYYSDSYLAEFEARVLQGEQVGKLFEVRLDRTAFYPTSGGQPHDLGSIEGHPVVEVDDGPGGTIIHRLEHRPGPTRVRCQVHWPRRFDHMQQHTGQHILSQSFIRVASLATVGFHLSAGYSTIDLEAADVDPNALRSAEDLANSIVYQNRSVTSELVPPDEAARLNLRKPSQREGILRVVSIRDFDVSACGGTHVRQTGEIGGIFINGVERVNRRTRVEFVCGGRSLHSYRRCSEDLDRIAKGLSVAPQDAPDRVEKQTREMKNIRKRLKAKDEWLAELLAQDLFYQSPSQEGIRIVQHQFEGEERTFLTLLAQRLLACGPCWVLLGNGGEQAQLLLARSQSLPGDLRPVMKECSLIISGRGGGSPALVQGGGSDSSQLRNALDCAARRVLALANG; the protein is encoded by the coding sequence ATGACCGACCGACTCTACTATTCGGACAGCTATCTGGCCGAGTTCGAAGCCCGCGTTCTTCAGGGAGAACAGGTAGGGAAGCTTTTTGAAGTGAGGCTGGATCGAACGGCCTTCTATCCGACCTCCGGCGGCCAGCCTCATGATCTGGGCTCCATCGAGGGACATCCGGTCGTTGAAGTGGATGATGGACCCGGCGGGACCATCATCCATCGACTGGAACACCGTCCAGGCCCGACCAGGGTCCGCTGCCAAGTCCATTGGCCGAGACGTTTCGACCACATGCAGCAGCACACGGGCCAGCATATCCTTTCGCAATCCTTTATCCGAGTCGCTTCACTCGCCACCGTTGGATTTCATCTCAGCGCCGGGTATTCCACCATCGATCTCGAAGCGGCTGATGTAGACCCGAATGCCTTGCGCTCGGCAGAGGATCTGGCCAACTCGATCGTCTACCAGAATCGGAGTGTCACTTCGGAGCTGGTCCCCCCCGATGAAGCTGCCAGACTCAACTTGCGCAAGCCAAGCCAGCGGGAAGGAATCCTTCGAGTGGTTTCCATCCGGGACTTTGACGTTTCAGCCTGTGGCGGCACCCATGTGAGGCAAACCGGGGAAATCGGTGGAATATTCATCAATGGGGTTGAGCGCGTGAACCGCCGGACCCGCGTCGAATTCGTTTGCGGGGGGCGTTCACTCCACTCCTATCGCCGCTGCTCGGAGGACCTGGATCGAATCGCCAAGGGACTCTCGGTAGCCCCTCAGGATGCCCCCGACCGAGTGGAGAAGCAGACGCGGGAAATGAAAAACATACGTAAACGCTTGAAGGCAAAGGACGAATGGCTGGCTGAACTGCTGGCGCAAGACCTTTTCTACCAGTCGCCATCCCAAGAGGGAATCCGAATCGTGCAGCATCAATTTGAAGGAGAAGAGCGAACCTTCCTGACCCTGTTGGCACAACGTCTCCTGGCTTGCGGTCCGTGTTGGGTTCTGCTGGGCAACGGCGGAGAGCAAGCACAACTTCTCCTGGCCCGGAGCCAGTCTCTACCCGGCGATCTTCGCCCAGTGATGAAAGAGTGCAGCCTCATAATATCGGGAAGGGGCGGGGGCTCACCGGCCCTGGTTCAGGGCGGTGGGAGCGATTCCAGCCAACTTCGCAACGCCCTGGATTGCGCGGCCCGACGAGTACTGGCCCTGGCGAACGGTTAA
- a CDS encoding threonine synthase, with protein sequence MNPFVTHLECSACEKILPPRQLINLCPCGSPLLVRYDLSAVRAKLSRKVLGSRPHTMWRYRELLPPGNSHARISLGEGGTPLVDAERLASSLGLSRLWIKDEGTNPTGSFKARGLSAAVTMAKALGAENLAIPSAGNAGGALAAYAAQAGLQAHVFMPRDVPPANRIECETLGAHIHLVDGLITDCGRLVARESKDNGWFDVATLKEPYRIEGKKTLGLELAEQLRWRLPDVIIYPTGGGTGLVGMWKAFNEMRQLGWIDSKQPKMVSVQAVGCAPVVRAFEQGHSRCEPWSSAATLAAGLRVPRAIGDFLILEILRQSGGTAVAVTDEEMLADARAMGRSEGLFVCPEGGATLAALKKLIRSGFVRPSDEVVLFNTGSGLKYLHLFEA encoded by the coding sequence GTGAACCCCTTTGTGACCCATCTGGAATGCAGCGCCTGCGAGAAAATCCTGCCGCCGCGACAACTGATCAACCTGTGTCCCTGCGGGAGCCCCTTGCTGGTCCGCTATGACCTTTCGGCAGTCCGAGCGAAGCTTTCCCGGAAGGTCCTCGGGAGTCGACCTCATACGATGTGGAGGTACCGGGAACTGTTGCCTCCGGGAAATTCGCACGCCAGAATCAGCCTGGGCGAGGGCGGCACTCCGCTGGTCGATGCCGAGAGACTGGCGTCCAGCCTTGGCTTGTCCCGACTTTGGATCAAGGACGAGGGCACCAATCCCACGGGTTCTTTCAAAGCCCGGGGGCTATCGGCAGCGGTAACCATGGCCAAGGCCCTGGGTGCCGAAAATCTGGCAATTCCGTCGGCCGGCAATGCGGGTGGAGCACTGGCGGCCTACGCCGCCCAGGCCGGGCTGCAAGCCCACGTTTTCATGCCCCGGGATGTCCCGCCCGCCAACCGCATCGAGTGCGAAACCCTGGGAGCCCACATCCACTTGGTGGATGGTCTCATCACCGATTGCGGCCGGTTGGTGGCCCGGGAATCCAAAGACAACGGCTGGTTCGACGTCGCCACCCTGAAGGAGCCCTACCGGATCGAAGGCAAGAAGACGCTGGGTCTGGAATTGGCCGAGCAGCTCCGGTGGCGCCTGCCCGACGTCATCATTTATCCCACCGGAGGAGGAACAGGCCTGGTGGGAATGTGGAAGGCCTTCAATGAAATGCGGCAACTGGGCTGGATCGATTCCAAGCAACCCAAAATGGTAAGCGTTCAGGCTGTCGGATGTGCGCCGGTCGTAAGGGCGTTCGAGCAAGGCCACTCGAGATGCGAACCCTGGTCCTCCGCCGCGACACTTGCGGCCGGATTGCGGGTGCCGCGAGCCATCGGCGATTTCCTGATCCTGGAAATCCTGCGTCAAAGCGGTGGTACGGCGGTGGCCGTAACCGATGAAGAAATGTTGGCCGATGCCAGAGCCATGGGGCGATCGGAAGGTCTGTTTGTCTGTCCCGAAGGCGGAGCCACCCTGGCCGCTCTGAAGAAGCTGATCCGATCCGGTTTTGTCCGCCCTTCCGACGAAGTCGTCCTCTTCAATACCGGATCGGGGTTAAAGTACCTGCATCTATTCGAGGCTTGA
- a CDS encoding nitrite/sulfite reductase codes for MKASNHLWKERLAGEIAEPLNREIDIFETEIDLRRQGKVDERVFAETRLRRGVYGQRYDNGQRHDGKVARSLEYPTTNPTKGPNTLWDAPGMQRIKIPYGGLDPAQLEVMADLAEEYSDGISHITTRQDFQLHFVHMEDTPTLMRRLAAVGITTREACGNSVRNVTACPYSGVCPDEAFDVTPYAKALSRFLLGHPDCQNFGRKFKPAFSGCSQHACGLTTMHDLGAIAVTRRENGVEARGFELYVGGGLGAVPYQAKLFDEFLLPEQLLPTAQAIARVFGRLGEKKNRARARIKFLVHDLGIEKFKALVLEERDRLPRDPRWQQYVDEALAASGEESAMAGDDLSEPGAASPEFQQWLKTNVRPQRQTGFVVATVSLPVGDISSDQLRSLADIARRFTPDGVRTTVEQNIVLRWVRRSDLAQLYQALESAQLAQPGASNIVDVVACPGTDTCKLGISSSRGLAAELQRRLADKGAEMDQAIQDLHIKVSGCFNSCGQHHIADLGFYGVSRKVGGYAVPHFQVVLGGQWTQNAASYGLPIVAIPSKNIPEVVSRLGERYVSDRLQGENFQEFVKRTGKLQVRKLLEDLAKVPGYEADRSYFSDWGDPREYSISDIGKGECAGEVVTAVEFDLVAAERQVFEAQVLAEGSNFQKAGETAYGAMLHAAKGLIKLEFLDVADDQDVIIAEFRTRYFDTRKIFDPFAGPKFANYLFAAHRSSGNGHTRESSRRLIEEAQLFIEACHGCFNRMGLTPSAATA; via the coding sequence ATGAAAGCTTCCAACCATCTTTGGAAAGAACGGCTTGCAGGCGAAATCGCCGAGCCCCTGAACCGGGAAATCGATATCTTCGAAACCGAGATCGACTTGCGGCGACAGGGGAAGGTGGATGAGCGGGTCTTCGCGGAGACCCGGCTGCGACGTGGCGTTTACGGACAGCGATACGACAACGGTCAACGGCACGACGGCAAAGTCGCCAGATCCCTGGAGTATCCCACCACCAATCCGACCAAGGGCCCCAACACCCTCTGGGATGCCCCGGGTATGCAGCGAATCAAAATTCCCTACGGTGGACTCGATCCCGCTCAACTCGAGGTGATGGCCGACCTGGCCGAGGAGTACTCCGACGGTATCTCCCACATCACCACCCGGCAGGACTTCCAGCTACACTTCGTTCACATGGAGGACACTCCGACTCTGATGCGACGATTGGCGGCGGTCGGAATCACCACTCGTGAGGCTTGCGGCAATTCGGTTCGCAACGTCACCGCCTGCCCCTATTCCGGGGTCTGCCCGGACGAGGCATTCGATGTAACTCCCTATGCCAAGGCTCTGTCCCGATTCCTGCTGGGCCACCCCGACTGCCAGAACTTCGGCAGAAAATTCAAACCGGCCTTCAGTGGATGTAGCCAGCACGCCTGCGGACTCACCACCATGCACGATCTGGGCGCCATCGCCGTGACTCGCAGGGAGAACGGCGTCGAAGCCCGCGGGTTTGAACTGTATGTCGGCGGCGGATTGGGGGCCGTTCCTTATCAGGCCAAACTCTTCGATGAGTTCCTGCTTCCGGAACAACTGCTACCGACCGCACAGGCCATTGCCCGCGTGTTCGGCCGACTCGGCGAGAAGAAGAATCGAGCCAGAGCCCGAATCAAGTTCCTGGTGCACGACCTGGGCATCGAGAAGTTCAAGGCCCTGGTTCTGGAAGAGCGCGACCGCCTTCCTCGGGATCCCCGATGGCAGCAATATGTCGATGAGGCGCTGGCGGCATCCGGGGAAGAATCGGCCATGGCGGGCGACGACCTGTCCGAGCCGGGGGCGGCGTCGCCCGAATTCCAGCAGTGGTTGAAGACCAACGTACGGCCACAAAGACAGACAGGCTTTGTGGTTGCCACCGTCAGCCTGCCCGTGGGGGATATCAGTTCCGATCAGCTTCGCTCTCTGGCGGACATCGCCCGCCGCTTCACTCCGGATGGGGTACGCACGACCGTGGAACAAAACATCGTCCTGCGCTGGGTGCGTCGAAGCGACCTTGCCCAACTCTACCAAGCCCTGGAATCGGCCCAATTGGCCCAGCCCGGGGCAAGCAACATCGTCGATGTGGTGGCCTGTCCGGGTACAGACACCTGCAAGCTGGGGATCTCTTCATCGAGGGGGCTGGCTGCCGAACTCCAACGCCGGTTGGCCGACAAGGGTGCGGAGATGGATCAAGCCATCCAGGATCTGCACATCAAGGTCAGCGGCTGCTTCAACAGTTGTGGCCAGCATCACATCGCCGACCTGGGGTTTTATGGAGTGAGTCGAAAGGTTGGTGGTTACGCCGTACCCCATTTTCAGGTGGTTCTGGGAGGCCAGTGGACCCAAAATGCTGCCTCCTACGGCCTGCCCATCGTTGCCATCCCCTCCAAGAATATCCCCGAGGTGGTTTCCCGCCTGGGAGAACGCTATGTCAGTGATCGCCTGCAGGGAGAGAACTTTCAGGAATTCGTCAAACGCACCGGGAAGCTGCAGGTCCGAAAGTTGTTGGAGGATCTGGCCAAGGTTCCCGGCTATGAAGCCGACCGCTCCTACTTCAGCGACTGGGGGGACCCCAGAGAATACAGCATCAGCGACATTGGAAAAGGCGAGTGCGCCGGCGAGGTAGTCACCGCGGTGGAGTTCGATTTGGTGGCGGCCGAGCGTCAGGTCTTCGAGGCACAGGTACTTGCCGAGGGGAGCAATTTCCAGAAGGCCGGCGAGACCGCCTACGGAGCCATGCTCCATGCTGCCAAGGGACTGATTAAATTAGAGTTTTTGGATGTTGCCGATGATCAGGATGTCATCATAGCCGAGTTCCGCACTCGATATTTCGACACCCGGAAAATCTTCGATCCCTTTGCCGGTCCCAAGTTCGCCAACTACCTCTTCGCCGCCCACCGAAGCTCGGGAAACGGCCACACGCGGGAATCTTCCAGGCGGCTGATCGAGGAGGCCCAGCTCTTTATCGAGGCCTGCCACGGCTGCTTCAACCGCATGGGACTTACTCCCAGCGCGGCTACTGCTTGA
- a CDS encoding helix-hairpin-helix domain-containing protein, protein MDLDPTLLQKIAEESGASTKQVASTLDLLEKRSAIPFIARYRKEVTGNLDEPRIRRIAECHGRYRALLKRRRSILARIEDQGKLTEELRDRILACNDKTRLEDLYSPFKRKESKEASAAREKGLEPLAKKLWEQETGEFSVDAAAEEFLSEEKAVATREEAIEGALAIVAGWVADDAAIRGALRKLMVSDGVLVAKVVEGKEGEKSKYESFYDFREGISRIPFQRMTALRRGAREGILTLEIELDDQKALQLIKDKAIRQTDSPCVPHLEKAIRNAYFHSLKPLLQAAVRSNLKEKSENEALKLFQANLANLLLAPPVGSVPVIGIDPGARPACRIAVIDGNGGYREHATLAPGLPRKNSDRAEAILYRLIQRHGTHAIAIGNGVGSRETERFVKSFLAKYHSGHSFDLSLVRGKAARSDSPSKKGKTVNGQTASEPSAPGEQSPPPLTDAVEKPNPPQEDSPSASDGNDPAVVSDPVMQKSEGGIDSGSSPADPLSEDDPAPTASPSADSAASASAESSQQSGETVSLKPGDTETPPPAEAAPATAETQQASQDAVDPAPTASPSADSAPSASAESSQQSGETVSLKPGDTETPPPAEAAPATAETQQASQDAVDPAPTASPSADSAASASAESSQQSGKTVPSKPVDIETPSPTEAAPAPAETQQAPQDAEQSQRQPIFSAIVHKGGTAAYANSEAARKEFPRLDLGVRGAISIARRMQDPLSELAKIQPAAVVAGPDPHEVDRQRLKRKLNGTVESCINQVGVDVNTAPVEMLAHVAGLNTSLARSIVEYRRQHGPFSSRSQLMEVPGVTDNSFEQAAGFLRVPESEQPLDRTAVHPECYSLVEEMAGSVQATVAELMESPEKLKALDLEKLSNDRFGLPTLQDIRRELSRRGRDRRKAFVPPSFRADVKELSDLQKGMLVEGTVSNVTSFGAFVDIGVQQEGLVHISELSSRFVQDANQAVHVGQVIKAKVIGVDTDTNRISLSIKALRVRENSRKRKKKKPLKTDSRPSTPRPRHASTDGKGDYQEKRRSGRPERKPVGRKGRPGKKRQATALKTAAIQRHRTRTPEPEVLPDTSNLSFSEKIRLLQEKFSGIR, encoded by the coding sequence ATGGATCTGGACCCCACCCTACTCCAAAAGATCGCCGAGGAATCCGGAGCCTCAACCAAACAGGTTGCCTCCACCCTGGACTTGCTGGAAAAGCGGTCGGCCATCCCCTTCATCGCCAGGTACCGCAAGGAAGTCACGGGGAACCTGGACGAGCCCAGGATTCGACGAATTGCCGAATGCCACGGCCGATATCGGGCACTGCTGAAGCGACGGCGGTCGATTCTGGCCAGGATTGAAGACCAGGGCAAGCTCACCGAGGAGCTAAGGGACCGGATTCTGGCCTGCAACGACAAGACCAGGCTGGAAGATCTTTACTCTCCCTTCAAGCGCAAGGAAAGCAAGGAAGCATCCGCCGCCAGAGAGAAAGGGCTGGAGCCCCTGGCCAAAAAGCTGTGGGAGCAGGAAACCGGGGAATTCTCCGTCGACGCCGCGGCCGAAGAGTTTCTCTCGGAGGAGAAGGCCGTTGCCACAAGAGAGGAGGCCATCGAAGGCGCGCTGGCAATTGTGGCCGGGTGGGTAGCGGACGATGCCGCCATTCGAGGTGCTCTCAGGAAATTGATGGTGTCGGATGGCGTGCTGGTTGCGAAGGTCGTTGAAGGAAAAGAGGGAGAAAAGAGCAAATACGAGAGCTTCTACGACTTCCGCGAAGGAATTTCCCGGATTCCCTTCCAGCGCATGACGGCGCTGCGACGCGGCGCCAGGGAAGGAATTCTGACCCTTGAAATCGAATTGGACGATCAAAAGGCGCTTCAGCTGATCAAGGACAAGGCCATCCGCCAAACCGATTCCCCTTGCGTTCCTCATCTGGAGAAAGCCATCCGGAATGCCTACTTCCACTCCTTGAAACCTCTCCTCCAGGCTGCAGTCCGATCCAACCTGAAGGAAAAGTCCGAAAACGAAGCGCTGAAACTGTTTCAAGCCAATCTTGCCAATTTGCTTTTGGCCCCTCCGGTGGGGTCGGTTCCAGTCATCGGAATCGATCCCGGAGCCCGGCCGGCCTGCAGGATAGCGGTCATCGACGGGAATGGGGGCTATCGTGAGCACGCCACCCTTGCTCCCGGCTTGCCGCGGAAAAACAGCGATCGGGCCGAGGCCATCCTCTACCGGCTCATCCAACGCCACGGAACCCATGCCATCGCCATCGGCAATGGAGTCGGCTCACGGGAAACCGAGCGTTTCGTCAAGAGTTTCCTGGCCAAGTATCACTCCGGGCACTCCTTCGATCTCTCTCTGGTCCGCGGCAAGGCAGCCCGATCCGATTCTCCATCCAAAAAGGGGAAAACAGTCAATGGCCAGACGGCCAGTGAACCTTCCGCCCCGGGAGAACAAAGCCCGCCTCCTCTAACCGACGCGGTGGAGAAGCCCAATCCCCCCCAGGAAGATTCTCCGTCAGCCTCCGACGGGAATGATCCCGCGGTGGTGTCCGATCCGGTCATGCAGAAAAGCGAAGGGGGAATCGACTCGGGTAGCTCCCCCGCCGACCCGTTATCCGAAGACGACCCCGCCCCGACGGCCTCTCCCTCGGCCGACAGCGCGGCGAGTGCTTCCGCCGAAAGCAGCCAGCAGAGCGGCGAGACGGTGTCCTTGAAACCGGGTGACACCGAGACTCCCCCGCCGGCCGAAGCAGCACCGGCTACGGCTGAGACTCAACAGGCTTCACAGGATGCGGTCGACCCCGCCCCGACGGCCTCTCCATCGGCCGACAGCGCGCCGAGTGCTTCCGCCGAAAGCAGCCAGCAGAGCGGCGAGACGGTGTCCTTGAAACCGGGTGACACCGAGACTCCCCCGCCGGCCGAAGCAGCACCGGCTACGGCTGAGACTCAACAGGCTTCACAGGATGCGGTCGACCCCGCCCCGACGGCCTCTCCATCGGCCGACAGCGCGGCGAGCGCTTCCGCCGAAAGCAGCCAGCAGAGTGGCAAGACGGTGCCCTCGAAACCGGTTGACATTGAGACTCCCTCGCCGACAGAAGCAGCACCGGCTCCGGCTGAGACTCAGCAGGCTCCACAGGATGCGGAGCAGTCCCAAAGACAGCCGATCTTTTCCGCCATCGTCCACAAGGGCGGAACGGCAGCCTATGCGAACTCGGAGGCGGCGCGAAAGGAATTTCCCAGACTGGACCTTGGAGTTCGTGGAGCTATTTCCATCGCCCGGCGAATGCAGGATCCGTTGTCCGAGTTGGCGAAGATTCAGCCCGCGGCCGTCGTAGCGGGTCCGGATCCCCACGAGGTTGACCGGCAGCGCCTCAAGCGGAAACTGAACGGAACCGTGGAGTCCTGTATCAACCAGGTGGGTGTGGACGTGAACACGGCGCCGGTGGAAATGCTGGCTCACGTGGCCGGGTTGAACACATCCTTGGCTCGGAGCATCGTCGAATACCGCCGACAGCACGGCCCCTTCTCCTCGCGCTCTCAACTGATGGAGGTTCCGGGCGTTACCGACAACAGCTTCGAGCAGGCCGCCGGATTCCTGCGGGTTCCCGAGAGCGAACAGCCCCTGGACCGAACGGCCGTTCATCCCGAGTGTTACAGCCTGGTGGAGGAGATGGCTGGATCGGTGCAGGCGACCGTGGCTGAACTGATGGAAAGTCCGGAGAAACTCAAGGCCTTGGATCTGGAGAAACTATCCAATGATCGGTTCGGACTGCCGACGCTGCAGGACATTAGACGGGAACTGAGTCGCCGTGGGCGAGACCGTCGGAAAGCCTTCGTTCCACCTTCGTTTCGCGCGGATGTCAAGGAGCTGTCGGATCTGCAGAAGGGGATGTTGGTCGAGGGTACGGTGAGCAACGTGACCAGTTTCGGCGCATTCGTGGATATCGGAGTGCAACAGGAAGGGCTCGTTCATATTTCCGAACTATCCAGCCGGTTTGTGCAGGACGCGAACCAAGCGGTCCACGTAGGCCAGGTGATCAAGGCCAAAGTCATTGGAGTGGACACCGACACCAACAGGATTTCGCTCTCGATCAAGGCACTCCGGGTCAGGGAAAACTCCAGAAAGCGCAAGAAGAAAAAGCCGCTCAAGACAGACTCCCGCCCATCCACGCCCAGGCCCAGGCATGCATCCACCGACGGAAAGGGCGACTACCAGGAAAAGCGCCGCTCCGGGAGGCCGGAACGGAAACCTGTTGGCCGCAAGGGGCGTCCGGGGAAAAAGCGCCAGGCCACCGCCCTCAAGACCGCGGCCATCCAGCGCCATCGAACCAGGACTCCTGAACCCGAAGTTCTCCCGGACACTTCCAATCTATCCTTTTCGGAGAAGATTCGCCTCCTCCAGGAAAAGTTCAGCGGGATCCGTTAG